The DNA region AACTTCCACCCTAGGAAATTTAAATGgcacaatatttcttttctgtaatgattttgtaaatttagCATTTGATACATTTAATTCCTAGCATATCTTGATTTCATATGTGATTTGGTGCATGGGGAATGCATTATATCTTAATGTATTTCAGTTACATGTGCATTTCCTCATAAATCTTTTGATGCATGTGTTAAAGTATCCATCAGTGAAGTCTTTTGTTAAGAGAGACTGTTGTTGCAGCAAGCCTTTCcccttaaatttatttactATGAAAAGGCTGGCTGGACAAGTTCATGCTTTCTCAAAAAATCTGATACAAGCACAATCTGTTACGATGATAAGGGTTTAACCAAATTAGTATCCAACCATCTTAGGGTTTTTGTATAAGCAATTAGGCCcttaacaattggtatcagagcagacAGCACCACGCTCTGATACTAAATGATACAAACCCCAGATAGAGTTTCCCATTAAAAACCGGCTTGCAAGAGGAGGGTGctcaaaagcttatatacacatggttaagatTGCGCTTAATTGATGTGAGACACTTAGAATTATACTATACCACCACGCTCCACTGCCGGCCTACTCTATCGATACTGCCGATGGTAACCCTTTCTCTTTTGGCAGCTTCATTTACCTATTAGTATCCAATGACTTAACACTATACTCATACATAATACCAACACATTTTAATTCACCCTATAAGTTGCCCCCCTCTGGGACTCGGCCTCAAAGCTGCAATTCATTCGATCTTATGTTTGACATGGTGGCAGTTATAATaccaaaatgatacaaatctcAGGTAGAACTCATCCTTGAAACCGGCTAGCAAAAGGAAGGTGCCCATGAACTTATACACATGGATGATATGTACTTAACCGATGGATTTGCAATTAACGGATGTGAGAACCATGGTTGACAACCCATCAAAAAGTTGTTATACTATTGAATTGCTCATTGAAATGTCATCAATTTCAAAATTATGATGCTAACTGGATTTGATGATGAATAATTCTTTAGGGAAGTTACTTTTCAGAAGTTCGCACAAGAAGGTAAATAGGAGCTGAATCATTTTATAAACTAAGGATTTGGAATTAAAACCTAAATGTTTCACCCATGGATGTAGGTTTTCAAGCCAATTAGTGTCTTGCGTTCTTCaaactttttctattttgatgtttgttttgtttaagaTTCTGTGTGTAAATCACCCCCTCTTGGAACCCAGCATCCTCACaggcgaccctcatgggcttgtgtaCGTTCTCCCATCTCAGGCTGGattttgactctgataccatatgtaacacctcgctccaagtggtatgatattgtctaTTTTGGGCCAAGCTCGCAcagttttattattggatttatcCCAAAAGGGTTCATACCATTTATATAGAGCATGCACTATATAAGCACATCCCCTTTCTTACatccaggcaatgtgggataCCACATTACATGATAGTAAATTATCATTATCATCAAAAttatttggttgtttttgttcACTTTCCATCTTGGAGGTTGACTTCAAAAATTGTCCTTTGCCATTATACAGATTGTATTCCCAAGGATAACTACAGGTCCTATAGCACACACTTAACAAAGCCGCATCCTAATTACTTTGGGATTGGAATCATAAGGTCTTCCAGATCATTATTTAGTATAAGGATCCTATCACTTCTTACTGCTTAACTGCGTGAtgattttgtcatttttcacCAAccccccccctaaaaaaaaaaaaaaaaaaacttgaatccATATTCCTCTTAGTTTGTTGGAACAGAAGTTGTCTTTCTTGCGCTTGCCCAAAATAATTGAGCTCAACTCTAAGCAAATACTAATGGAGTTACAACTTGCTTCTCGTCGTGGATGGTCTTATAGCCATCTTATAGGTTTGATATTTATTAACTAATATTGAATGACACTTCAAATTCTGTACCTGTGGTCTCCCACTCATCTGCAATATGTTTGTAGTTCGTTCTCTTATCCCTCTAGTCGTCCGTTTCTACTCCTCTTTTTGATTCAGTGCACTCTTATGTTAGGGGTCATGCCTAACACCAAAACTGTTGTGACATGGTCCGGTTGACCCGCCAATCCGTCTAGGCCAACATGAACCCGaatcatttaataaatgggtcaaacATGTCAAACCTGAACACGACACACTAATTTAATGGGCGACACAACCCGTGTGCCCCGTTTAATTAACAGGTcgtgtcatatatatatatatatatatatcgcgAACCGATTCGCAGGTTGGCCCTTGTGACACGTTTATTAAATAGGTGACTCGTTTATGACCTGAACCCGTTTAACCTAAACCAAACTATGTGTcatgttcgtgtcgggttctcTAGTCGCGGGTTAAATTGTCAGCCCTACATGGTCCTTTTGCTTGATGTAGAGAGATACTACGAGTCCTCCATAGGGAAAGACAGTTACAGAAAGCAATCCTTTCTAGTCCAGAGGTCTTCTTTTCTTCTGTCGTCTTGTTAGCTCAAATATCGAACTCTATCTATACTGTACCTGAAATCTCCCACTGATCAATGATGcttaaagtttataaatatattttaaatattggtTTGATCAAAGGATTTTCTGGTTGGTGTAGTCTTTAATATGCTTgatgttttatgttttccatttagttttggTTTGAATGGTGAGTTAAGGCAACAAGAGCCATGGCAGCCGGTGTCAGAACCTTGTTTAGTGTAAAAAAGAGTTCTGCAAGGCTAAAGGATTACATCTGTGGTACTAAAGGGATTTCATCAATGCACTTCATCATAATTGTCTGATATTTCTATACCATTAATCATAAATGATCAGAAATAGCATTTATGATTAGAATTAATATGTTGATGGTATTCAGTTTTAATAGAAGGGATGTGCAAGTAAGTGCTTATCTACTTGAAATATATGGTTTCTCTTTCGATGGTGAATTTGGGCCGTAACAAACTAACTTTATAAAGTTAATTCTGCCTGAAATTATATACTAATGACTTGGCAACTTGAAAATCCTAAAGCAAACCATAAATGGTGATGTACATGTGATCAAGATGGTAATCCGGAACAATGGAACTTCTGCTTTGGTCTAGAAGCTGGAGACTTGGGTGAAGTTTGTTAAATCTACCACCTGCGGTGCCAGCATTATCATTTACCTCCCTGTGCTTTTTCAGAACCCCCCCATGTGCTTTTCCCCATTTTGTCTTTCAGATCTTAAATCAAAGACTTCTGTCTGTCTTTCCCtcaaatatataacaaaacaaaaatgatgtgaaaacaCTATTATGCCATTTCTactaaaaaaagagcaaaaaaaaaaaaaattttgaagacaGGATGGCTGCAAGCTGGTGGCCACAAGTCACTCCCCCCGACCGGGGTGGCCGCCCCATAACTGAAGGGTGGGGCTCCCCAACAAAATGGATGGGtctttatttaaattttcaataaaaatggCATAATAGTATTTCCATGTCGTTTTTGCTATTTATTTGAGGAAAAAATTGAtagtagtcttttttttttttttttgataagtaaaaattgATAGAAGTCTTAGATTTAAAATGTGCATAAACCCAAtttacaaaatccaaaaaagcacaagaggggttttggaatattttccattaatttatttattgatttatttttggtttctcTTCTAAATCTGCTTGAAAGCTTCGCCTTCGCTTCCTCTTAAACTAAACTAACctttgaatttgttttgttttaacacTCCCGGAATTGTGTAGGCTTCATTAAATCTAAAGCATTTTGCATTGAAGAACTATTTAGAATGTGTTTTAACCGACAAACCTTGTTTTCTTAATTAACCATTTTGTAAAACCTTCTCCTCTGGATTGGTATAAGCTGAACTCACGAAATCTTTGAACAGGCTTTACAATGCAGATTGTTGTGCCATTAATTGCCACTGAAAATTGTGCAACTTGGATTTATTtgatgctttttatttttttaattcattgtgTCCTCGTGTATCATTGTTATGAATTTCTGTTTTGCAGCTTATGTATGTCATTTTCTGATCGCTTGTTTTTCTTATGCTGCAGGTAATATGAGCTTCTACATTGGCATAAGAACCCTGAAGATCTAAAGAACAGGCATTTCTTTTTATGTCGTTGCCATTCCAGTCTTTAGAAATAGATGTaggttatttttttctaatatccTTTCTGCTGGGGATCGATCGGAGTTAGAAATGTGCCAATTACCAATATAGTACTATAAGTTCTAATTTAGATGCTCTACTTGTCCAAACAGCCAAATGATACTATACAGGCTATTTTATTGCTAATTTCTACCATTCATTTAAACCATCATACCATATGGCATCTTCAGTTTTCTTCCACCTTCATGGCGGTCACTGTATGCAATTCCATGCTTGTAGCTTTCTGAATGCATGAAGAGAAACTCTTTGTTAACTCGATTTCGggagtgttttttgtttgaccAAGTTTTCTAGTGTGAAAACtatatttgtgttttggttgtttgttaatatttttgtttggagaagggaaaacaaaaattttaacaaacggaGCCATGATTTTAGAGCACAACCTAAATCTTTTGTTTGCGTTATTGGGGTGGCCATACTATTTTCATAGTCGTGAAGGTGGTTCGACTATTCTCAAAATATGAGGGTGGCTAAACCACCTCAAAGGCCGTTTGGTGGTTCGAACACCCATTCTTGCATATTATGAGGTGGTCAATATCGAAAAAATGGACGATATTTATACATAGGGACTTATATTTGTTACTAAGGCAGaccacaaaaaaattatttgtttattttgaaatgttagAGATGTATTTTATCACAATGTCAAAACCATATTAATCAATTTAACACTTTTTCCTAACTATTAATGATAGATAATCATCTTTAATAGATTATTCCAGTGTCAGGTAGAGTGGAAAAGCTTTTCAAAatggacacaaattttcttCTATAACTCATTTTATCAAATTGGAGTAATACTAggtacaacattttttttttatccaggTGAAAAGGTTTTTCATTTACACTTTTGTGGAGATTACTCCAATAAACGGTCCCCCTTTCGGTCGTTGTGAAGGAAAAACACTTTCATCAACCAGATTTCTTTGGATGGCTAAATGGTACATAGCGTTACTCATCaaatagtcatatatatattgaaaaatctgtaaatttcattgatgaaaAATCAAGAGCCTAAAGCTTTTACATCACATAGCATACAACTCTTATAAcacagagcataaagctctgaaaaatcatagtcaaATGCTATGatgttacaaagtcataaaaatgacttaaaGCTCTCGCTAACCCATGTATAATTACAATTAAGGAACAAATATGCTTCGTGCTGATTAGATTTAGGACATGGGTAgtccaaatacaaaaacaaaaaaaatcaaaaatcaaaacaacaaaaaaactaaaaattcagcCGTGAAAGATAAACCtccacaccgatctactcctcctcgacccgaaggtCAAGAGACAAATCcctcctcaacccgaaggccaagcgaaaaagaaaaaagaaaaaaccctacaAACAGCAGCGGAGAAGCATGAAATCGTAGACATCCCTAGGAAATCACTTATTGGCTGATGAGGACGATCAAATTTAAGGTTGAagaaactagatctaaagcaaacCCGCTAGAAATAGAGACCGGATGAGACCACAAAGAGGCACCAAGCACTACTACCAGAGAAAGGGGATGATTTTACCGTTCTTCCCTCCTctatgatttcttcttcttctttatgctGCTTGGAGGTAGAGAGAAGAaattttaatgagaaagcagAGCCTCTCTTTCTAGAACCAAGTCAAGAGGAATAGTCATGTATTTCTTAGTATATAagaaatacataattttttaagggttaaatacctaataccctcATTGGGTttagaaactttatttttatccttctggggtttcatttttataacAGGACCCCCCTagagttttgataaaggaccaacttAATTCATCCATTAATTGAccattagttgaccgttaagactaacacgtggaccaatcagatgttgacatgtggcacctagtaatttttttttttaattaaaaaaaaatgtatttaaaaaaaaaaggaaaaaaattggaggtggctttttattttttttaaatacatttttttatttttattttttaaaattaaataagtgccacgtgtcaacatctgattggtccacgtgtcagtcttaacggtcaactaacggatggactaagttggtcctttatcaaaaccctaagggagttctgtgataaaaataaaaccccataagagtaaaaataaagttcctaAACCTCAAAaggtattaagtatttaacccattttttaattagtacataaaaattacatgatttatatatatatatatgcgcgcGCTCTCTTTTTCACATAGTCAAGGAACACCTACCATTTTTAATCTTTGAACAATGAGTTGTGAACCTTGTTGAACTATAAACAGTAGAAATGGTTGGCATACGCAAAGAAAATCCAAATAACATGCGTTATCCCACCCAAAGTCTTGTCTTAAGGCTCTAATCTAAATATCTAATCACaaatttgatgtaatttttttctaaaccaTAGAATGGAAGAATCATTTGATGTATTAGTTTAATTTTCACAAAGAGTGCTACTGCTATACAGTCAAGgcagaaaactcatgttttctgcCTTCCACTCAAATGCTGCCACCTCATATTATTTCAACATATAAAATAAGCTTGGTTTTACAGGATAATAACCCAAACAACTTCTgctaaaaaaaaacccaaatagcAAACTTCACCCGAGAAGCTTGGTTTCACGCCGATTTCAAGCGATTTTAGGCTATTTTGACTTCCAACAGTGGGCTGCTGGGCAGTGGGTGCAGGGGAACGGCTTGCTGGTCTGGGGAATGGCGTGCTGGGCGGGGGCGGTGGGAATGGACTGCTGGGAGGGGGCGGTGGGAACGGCCTACTGGGCGGTGGGTAGCTCGTGGGTAGAGGGCAGCTGGTGGGTAGGGGGCAGCCGATGGGCAGGGGTTTTTTATAAGAGAGCCGGTGGgtttttgggtttcattttaaGAGCAGAGGGTGGTATATTTTGGTGTGGGTAAGTTCATTTTGTAACTTAAAATAAGCTGATTTGTCATCTTCTGGTTGGTGGGCGTAAATTTGGCCATTTATGCCATGACCGAACGGAAGATATTCCCTTTCACAAATTGAGTTATGATATACAATTTAATGGGTTCAAGTTCATTTTCCATTGAATTTGTAACTACGACGCGTCGTTCtccctctttatttttcaattttgcaaATCTATTGTAGTATGGTCCTTGTATTGCATCAAGGGTGATGGCGTAATTTTGcctaaaaaatctaaaaaaaggaaaaagcgCTTCCTCATTTTGAAACGCCCCGCGCgaaccaaaagaatgaaaaaagaacTTACCGCGCGAGCCAAACACGTCCAAAATTTTCAGGCTAAAATCATCGCAACCGTCGATCTACGAGCCCGCGCGAAAGCCATTCAAGGGCTTAAACAGTCGCCAAGTCACCAATCCGCAGAACAACCGAATCTCCGCAAGTTACAACCCACCTCAGCCGTCGATTCAGTCATTCCCTAAAAAAAACAATCCAACGGTCCGTCCATACACGCCAAGTCATCAATCCGCGTGAAACCCCCTTTGTCCAATAGAAGCCCACTTCTCCTATCTATATAAACGCTTCCCCAACCCCTTCAATCTTCACGCAACCATTAACTTAGCGAATCTCTTTTACTTCGACTCTCTCCTTTTGCCCTTACCCACTCAGAAATTTCCGATGGCCCCCAAAGGTGAGAAGAAGCCCGCCGAGAAGAAGCCGGCCGAGGAGAAGAAGACCACGGTAGCAGAGAAGGCGCCGGCCGAGAAGAAGCCGAAAGCCGGGAAGAAGCTGCCGAAGGAAGGCGGAGCCGGTGCGAcagacaagaagaagaagagaacgaAGAAGAGCGTGGAGACTTACAAGATCTACATCTTCAAGGTGCTTAAGCAGGTGCACCCTGACATCGGTATCTCTAGCAAGGCCATGGGCATTATGAATAGCTTTATCAACGATATCTTTGAGAAGCTCGCCCAGGAGTCCTCCAGGCTAGCCAGGTACAACAAGAAGCCCACAATTACCTCCCGGGAGATCCAGACCGCTGTACGCCTTGTGCTGCCCGGTGAGCTTGCCAAGCACGCCGTTTCTGAGGGGACCAAGGCCGTCACCAAGTTTACCAGCTCTTAAGGACTTTCTatctagggttagggttagggttagggtgtAATTTCAGTTTcatgcactttttttttgtggtttttatttggttttgtaTGTGAAGAAGATGGATCTCCTCGATCCGGGTTGTGTATGTTGGAAATGAAatggaatattttttttgttaaaatatttgtgttttgtgcaattttaatgTGAATTTATTGGCCTGGATTGGATTTACCCCAATTGATGGTTTCTAATTTGTTACCTTATATACCTAAGGTGTTTGAAAAAACGTCACTTTGATGGTGTTGCTATGTTCTGGTTGAATCTCTGTGAACTGGGTTTTGCTTACTGTGTGGAATTTGTGGATAAGAAGTGAAGTAGTGGTGGAAAACTGAATTATGCCGAGGGTTACGGTCTTAGAGTTGGGATGAAAGTCCGGCTGTGATGCTTTaggggttttagggttttagggtttcagaGTTACCATAACCCTGAGGGTTAGGGTTTTTCCCAATTGATAATTTCTGATTCGTTACCTTAAATCCCTGAGGTGTTTGAACAAACGTCGATTTTGTGGTGTTGCGGTGTTCTGGCTAAAAAGAAATTGTCATGGGCAAAAATTCTCTTTGTAAACTGGGTTTTTGGTGGCGGTGTGGAAGTTGAAGATGAGAAGTGTATTTGGGTTCTCTTTGGCATTTGAATGGGGTTAGGGTTTATGCTGAGGGTTATGGTTTCAGAGTTTCTGGTGGTGTTCTCTTGTAGAATGAAATTCCTACCCACAAACGGTTTTTTCCTACCACGCTGGCTTATAACTGAAACAGTTAAAGGAGGCCCTTCTCTTCCTGGGCTGATAAACACTGCTataaatcttctttttcttctcacaATTCACAGCTGGGAACCTCTATCTAAACAAACTCTTGAATTCGTTTTTGGCTCTGTTTTTGGGGCTTCTTCCCATATACATGCCCATTCTAACTTTGCAGCTACAACGTTTTCTTGAATCTACTTCCTCACAAGGCTTCAAGTTTCAAAGCTCCTTGAGCAATAACTTTCCAAATGGAGAGGCTTGAATACGATCAAACTCCTGACAATAAGTTCTTCTTGTGCCGTTTATGCCGTAACCACATTGCCTTGGCGCACTACTTTATTTGCAGTGTAAtaactctctccctctctcttagTTCTGCAGGGTTTCCTTGGATAGTGTTGAACTAGTGTTTGGAGATGCTGCTCTGGGTTCTTGCTATATGATGTAGTTTCTGTTATCTTGAACTACCTCAATTTCCAAGAGTTCATCAACATTGTAatctaacttttaaaatcatatccTGATTATTTTGCATCCTGATATCTctaaggagaaagaaaaagattatgtTATAATGCAAtcaatattgttattatttccAACTCCATCTAGCAACTTGTTCACTGTAAATCCTGTTTCTTGTTTCCTGtgtcatgcataaatcattgtCTACAAAATATCCTATTTCATAGTTTGCGATCCATTTTGCAGGCTGAACGCTTGAGCGTCTTTGATAAAGTGTAAGATATTATTCAAACTTCGTCCAATCCAATTGATCTTTGTATTTTGATCA from Corylus avellana chromosome ca10, CavTom2PMs-1.0 includes:
- the LOC132163704 gene encoding probable histone H2B.1, yielding MAPKGEKKPAEKKPAEEKKTTVAEKAPAEKKPKAGKKLPKEGGAGATDKKKKRTKKSVETYKIYIFKVLKQVHPDIGISSKAMGIMNSFINDIFEKLAQESSRLARYNKKPTITSREIQTAVRLVLPGELAKHAVSEGTKAVTKFTSS